The Meriones unguiculatus strain TT.TT164.6M chromosome 14, Bangor_MerUng_6.1, whole genome shotgun sequence sequence ATTCATGTATTTCTAACTTCGTACTAAAGCTATTATGAATAGGGTTCTCACTGTTGTCTTgagttttttcattaatttaatcaAGTTAGCATGGTTGAAACTCCCTGCCAGTCCATCACACCCCTTTCCCCTCCTACTGTCTAAAGAGTTGAAGGATTGAGACAGAGAGGGCAAGAACACCACACAACCTACAAAGTAAACCTGGGTCCATGATGGGCCACTGAACCACAcaccaaagagcatgtatggtCTGGACTTAGGCCCTACACATACatagatgtgcagcttgttcttcatgtgggtcccctaacaattaggAGTAGGGGCTGCTAGCTTTTGGATCCTTTTTCCATAGTAGGGCTCCCTTGTCTGGCTTCAAAGCATGTGCAGTGACTTGATACAccagggtgggttgatacccAGGGGGGTCTCTTGAATTCTAAATGAAGATGggagatcttttccagttctctggGGAAGCCCCAGGTGAGTTAAAGTCCAAATTCCTGTAGTACCTACTAAGACCAATCCCACTAGCACACAGGTCCTGACACCCACCACTGCTCACAACTATTCCACTGCTCCCACACTCTACAGAAGCTGTGTAGGGGTAAAAGGAGGGGACTAGACTGGTGACTGGACAGGCCATGTGGAAGTGTGGGTGGATAGGTTTCTAGTACAAGGATGGAAAAATCAACATTATTCTAAATGGTCTAGTTGCTTCTGGTCTGAAGGATCTTGGGAAACCTTGGAACCAGGAGGTCCTTTTTACTTCTGTGTCTAGCTGAGCCAGCTTACTTCTATACCCTGCCCTGAAGCAATGGGACAGAGACCAGAAAGGCCTCAGTCTAGCCCCAAACCACATAACATCAACTCCTTGAACACCCAGAGGTAATAAAGGGCTCTTACACCATGGCAGGCTGTCTGACCAAGCACCCTAGCACAGCTATCTAATGCAGTAGGGGGTGCCTGGGCTTTTTATCTGCTTAAAGCACCAAAACCActttcttgccctgacttccccctAACACCACAAATGTTTACTACCCTACACCAGTTGCCCATCACATTCTACTAGTCTATATACATTTTACTTCCTACATATGACTCAATTCAACACATCCCAAGCTTTCAACCTTTCCACAATCAACCACTCCACACTACCTTATTTCAAGACTACTGGCAGCTATTAACCCTACATCAGTAAGTCGTTCTTACCATCTAAGGGTGAAGGGTCAAAGTCCTAAACAGAATCCAGCCCTGACAAATCCCAGGATAACATTGTCATCAGACAAGACCTCTGGATAGTGGTCTATCACTTGCCATTGCCTTGAGAGTCTATGCCAACTTCAGTGATTTATAGTAAGGTCTTCCTGCATTGAAGCTGGCCACTTAAAAGACTGAAATACTGAAGAGGGAAAGCAGGTTTCCTTGACAACTGCCTTGCAATTTCAAACAGCTCTAACTTCCGCAGAGATCAAACCACAACCtcccatctgacccaagcttccCAGCAAGGCAAAGTAGAGAATGAGGAAGCCAGCCTCCCTCTTGACCATGAGCACAAGCTAAAAATTTCTTAAGCAGCCCTAGGCAAAGGCTTCACTAGCTTATTTCCCACTTAACAAAACCACATCTTGAGACACACAACTTAGAAAACAGAACACACTCTGCAAGCTTTCAACCAGTAAACTTCACTGGAGACTTGTTTGGCTCCAAAGGGCTGAGttggtatattttgttttctactaCAACCCACTAAACAAGGACTACCAAGGTGTGGGGAGGAGGTCGGGGTGCCAAAGTACAGGTTAACAAGCATCCAGCCAATCAAACTTCTCCCTTCTTGGGAAGatttttcagtaaaaaaaaaaacgtaacgTGTGTAGGGAACGGGTCTACATCTTCCATTCCAGAGACTGTTCACAGCAAAGGCACACCAATAAACCAATTACCGATTGTTTTATTAGTCACTGGAAAACTACAGTCCTCCAGTCCAGAAAGGTATTAATTTAATCTTCTTCCTCATCATCACCAGCTCCAGCACCACCCTGGCCTTTCTTGGCATTCTTTCTCTTCACTCTGCCTGGGCGGCCACCACCATAAGGAGAACGGAGCGAGAAGTCAATGTGCTTCTGGGAGTCCAGACGGACAATGAAGGATGGGATGTTCACCACCTGCTTGCGGACCCTGAAGGGGAAGAATGGGTTAAGAGTACAAGGTGAGAGGCTGAACCATTTGGTTCAGTCCTTTGACAACAGGCCGATGGGCACTCCTGACACCTCACAGCCTCAATCTCTTATGGTAACCTGGAAACGAAAGCAAATACTAATGCTTTGAGTTTCCTGCCCACCTTGTACTGACACTAGGCCACAAGCCCCCTCAGTCTACACCTCTGCTGATAGATGAAAGTTGGTAAGGAGAAAATCTGATTATACCCTATTTGGCTTTCACAATTAGTGCTGATTTACAGAAAGTGTAAAGAGTATGCAATTTCCACTCACCCTAACTAGTCTTTGCATTATCACTTCAGTCAGGTGGACTGTCAACTGGCAAATGAATACACATAAATCATGAAGTGAATGTCTAGATTTGACCTCACAGAGCAAATTCCATAGACTGCTTTGCCACCCCACAAACATCAACTCAATCCTCTCCCTCCAACGGAGCACCAAGAGCTGTTACCTGTCCAGCTGCTTGCATGCTTGGCAGACACTTTTGCAAGGTGTACGGCTTACGCCGCAGTGACCCTTGCGCTGGACTACAGGGAGACAAGGCTGTCTCCAATTTCCCCATAAGCTGTTTGCAGGGTGATTCTGAACCCTCAAGGTAAACTCACACTTGTCACCTCCCGAGGGCTGCACAGAAGATAGGGATTGCAGCTTAGCAAATGAAACCAACAGTGCAGATAGGGCGGTAAAGTAAGTCACAGGCCTAGCTGCAGCTCACCTGATATGACGCTGGCGGATAAGCACTCGGGCATGGTGAATAGATTTGGCCAGGCCCAGCTTAAACACCTGGGTCTGCAGCCTCCTCTCCAAGAAATCCTCAATCTTCAGGCCCAGAATGTAATCCAGCTTCATCTTGCCCTCATCCAGCACACCAATTCGAACAAGTCGCCTCAGTAGAGCATTGCCTGGGGATGGGCAAAGTAGCACCCAAATCAGACTTGGCCCCAGACTTCAAGTTTATAGCGTTTCATTCACCCTTGAACACCAAGGTTAAGAGCTCTAGCTTTCACAGCATGAACTACAGTACCCGGGAAGCAAGGGCAAGCAGAGTGCAAAGGTAAGCTGAACTACACAGGAGCAGGACAATAACATACAGAATAATACCATTCCTCATAAGCTAAAATGAACTGTGGAGGCCCAGTCACCTAAGAAAACcagtcaggcatggtgacacacgctTGTGATCCCAGTAGATCTCttgggagtttaaggccagccaaagctacacagaaatcctgtctcaaagcctCTCCCCACCACACTCCCATctactgaaataaagaaaaaaaaaattaagaatcccTTTAAGTATGGAAAACCAAACTCCAAAAACCTGAAATCTATCTTCCAGAACCCTAAAACATATTCAACTTCTAATTATTTTACAAATACTTACATATAAGATGTCCCCAAATGGGAAAATATTATATTACTCTTAAACCACCTAAATATAAACATCCAGTATGAAGACAGAAAGTGCACACACTAAGACACAAGAGCACATCCCACCAAACTTTTCTTTGCCCTACATTTGACCAATACATCTGGCCCAGAACTATAAGAGGTAACTTTCACTATATGGGAAATGCTGGATATAAATCAAGGCAATGCCAACTACAAAACACCAGGGCTTTTCCTTCCATTGTATAAATTGCACTACAAAATGCTATCTTAAAggagggctggacagatggctcaatggttaagagtactgactgctcctCCACAGGACCCCGGTTCAAgacccaacacccacatggcagctcacaaaatCCACAATCTTgccttcatacacacatacatgcaagcaaaataccaatgcacataaaataaaaataaattttaaaacccaGCACTTCTAGAGTTCCGGTAGTTACGGCTCGACTGACCCACATTTGGCCTTCAGCCAACCTACACCaaggagaccctatctcaaataatCCCCACCAGCCCAGCTTATTCGGTGCCATACCTCCCAGGACCTAAAAACTCAGCAACCACTCCTTCTGAAAATGGGTTGATACACACCTTCAAAAAGACGCCGCGGGTCCTTTTCGTCCAGCGTCAGCAGCTCCCGGGCAGCCTTGCGGATCTTGGCCAAGGTAAACTTGACCCTCCACACCTCACGTTTGTTCCGGAGCCCATACTCTCCTGCACGTGGGTGGGAGGGAACAAGGTCAGGGTTACTACTCCACTGGAAACTACAGAAACTAAACCACAATCCTTTGTGGAGATGGGGCCGCAGAGCACGTGGGAGACAGA is a genomic window containing:
- the Rps9 gene encoding small ribosomal subunit protein uS4 isoform X2 gives rise to the protein MPVARSWVCRKTYVTPRRPFEKSRLDQELKLIGEYGLRNKREVWRVKFTLAKIRKAARELLTLDEKDPRRLFEGNALLRRLVRIGVLDEGKMKLDYILGLKIEDFLERRLQTQVFKLGLAKSIHHARVLIRQRHIS
- the Rps9 gene encoding small ribosomal subunit protein uS4 isoform X1, producing MPVARSWVCRKTYVTPRRPFEKSRLDQELKLIGEYGLRNKREVWRVKFTLAKIRKAARELLTLDEKDPRRLFEGNALLRRLVRIGVLDEGKMKLDYILGLKIEDFLERRLQTQVFKLGLAKSIHHARVLIRQRHIRVRKQVVNIPSFIVRLDSQKHIDFSLRSPYGGGRPGRVKRKNAKKGQGGAGAGDDEEED